The following is a genomic window from Candidatus Brocadiaceae bacterium.
CACGACGCCGACGCGGTGGCCCCCGGCGTCCGTCAGCGGCACGGTCGTCACGAGGAAGTCGCCGCCGAGCCGGTCTTCGTGGACCTCGACCGTGTGCTCGCCTCCGTCCCGCCGGGTCATCACCAGGGGGCAGAACGGGGGTGGCCCGTCGGTGCCGTGCACGATCTCGTAGCAGGGCCGCCCCGCGCACTGCTCGGGGGACAGGCCGGCGCGCCGCGCCATCGCGCGGTTCACGCGCACGATCCGATGCTCCATGTCGAGGATGGCGATGAGGTCGGGCACGGTGTCGAATGTCCGCTCCCATTCGTCCTTTGCGTGCCGCAGGGCCTCCTCCATCCTTTTGCGGCCGGAGATGTCGCGACCGTAGAAGTTGACGTAGCCGTCCTCCGGGACGGGCACGACGGCGATGGCGAAGTGGGCGCCGTTCAGCTCGACGTCCTCCTCGAGGCCCCGGCTGCTCTCGACGGCTTGGGCGGCCAGCCGCTCCAGCGTCTCGTGCGGCAGGCGTCCGCCGGCCTCGCATCGCCAGGAAGGGGTTCCGGCGGCGGCGGCGTTCCGGTACAGCACCGTGCCGTCCAGTGCGACCCGGACGACGGGGTTGGGGTTCTCCTCGGGGAAGCGGGCCAGGCGACGCACCTCTTCTTCGGTACTCTGCAGCGCCTCCTCGGTGCGTCGGGACGCGCCGCTCGTCGAGACCAGGACCACCGTCGTCAGCACGGCGGCCGCTGCGGCGAGCGCTGCCGCATGCCACCGCGGGCCGCCCACGGACTCCGTCAGGATGATCAGCAGGCCGAAGGCAATCGGGATCAGGGCCGCGAATGTCAGACGCCTTGCGATCGTCATCTTGCCTCGCGTGCCGGGCGGCCCCGGTGCCTGGGGGCGGTGCGCCCGGCAGTCACCTCCGTTCGGGGCCTCGCACTGCTGCCAGCAGCCGCTCCGGCGAAGAGGTCTTCCTGACATACTCGTCGGCGCCGGCGGCCAGCATGCGCCGGCGCACGTCGTCCATGTTGTGCATGGACAGGGCCACGACGCGCACGTGCGGCATCTCCTTCTTGATGCGGTCGGCGGCCTCGATTCCGTTCATCCCGGGCATGGCCACGTCCATCAGGACCACGTCGGGCTTCAGTCGGCGCGTCAGTTCGACGCCCTCTGCGCCGTCGGCCGCCTGGCCGACCACGCGGATGTCGGCTTCCGCTGCGAACAACTGGGTCAACCCATACCGTACCATGGCATGGTCGTCCACCAGGAGCACCCGCAGGCGGGGATCGTCCTCTATCGTTCCCACCGTGTCACCCCACTGCACGATGATCGGGGAGTGTTCCGTCATCCCGTTCGTTCGACGCCGGTTGCGCTTGCCGAGCCCGGTTCCCCCCACCTGGAGACGCGTCGATGCGCCGGTTGCCGTCCCCCGTCACGTTCGGATCCAGACCTCATCAGCGTACGGGGTTCGGTGTGCCGCGTCAACCTCCGGCGGGGGTTTCGGGCAGGGGCCGCAGCGTCAGCTTCGGGTCCCGCGGATCATGGCCAGCAGTTCGGGAGGGGCGCCGTCCTTCGCGACGAAGCCGGCTGCGCCCGCCCTGAGCATGCGGGCGCGCGCGCTGCGCGGCTCGTGCATCGAGAACCCGATCACGCGCACCTCGGGCATCTCGGCCGTGATCACGCAGGTTGCCTCGATGCCGTCCATCCGGGGCATCGACAGGTCCATCAGGACCACCTCGGGGCGGAGGCGCCGGGCGGATTCCACGGCGTCCCGGCCGTCGGCCGCCTCGCCGACCACCTCGATGTCCTCCTCTGCGGCCAGCATCCGGGCCAGTCCACGCCGCACCGTTGCGTGATCGTCGGCTACCAGGATGCGGATCCGCGCGGGGTCGGCGTGCGCGGGGGCGGCGCCGGGCGAGCCGGGAGTGGGGCTGCCGTCAGGGCGGCAGTCGCTTGCCGATCTGGCCACGAATGCATTCTCCCGCTGATGGCCGGGCGGCGTCCCGGCGGCTCACGGCATTCCCTGATCCGTCAGGAGGGCGGTGTCCAGTCTCCGGGTTCCTCGCTCGACCGGCCGATCACCGCAAGGAGGGCCTCGTTGGCGGGTTCGCCGCGCCAGGGCCACAGGCGCGCCCGCCGCAGTAGCCGCACCGCCTCGCTCAGCCTCTGCCGCGTGCGCGTGCTCTCGGCCTCGCTGAGCGCGCGCGCATACCAGGCCGCCTCGCCGTCGCCGTCGTAGGCGGCCAGAGCGGCGTCCGCAGCCACCAGCAGGGCGGCGGGGCAGGTCGTGGGGATGTACACGGTGTCGACGACTCCCTTGAGCGCTCTGAGCCGGCAGACCGCCCGGTGGTCTCTGCGGGCGGCGGCCGAATCGATCTCCGTCTGCAGCTCCTCCGACATCCGGCTCAGCATCTGCAGCAGACTCGGGTTGTCCATGGTCCTCTCCCCCGGCCGGGCCCTCCCCCCCCCATGAACAGCCGGCACACGCCGGGCATTGAAGATAACCGATTGCCGGGTTCCCTCAATCGGGGGAAACCGTAGGCCGGTTCTCCCGAAACCGCAGGCCGGTCCGGGCCAGAACTTGACATCTCGCCGCGGACGGGTAGGATAGTGGCGGTTTCTTGGACAGGAGGAGGGCTGTGCACGAGACCTGGGAGTCCCCGACGCCCGAACCTGGAGAGCGGCGTGATGGCCATCCGGATCGTGCTTGTTGATGATCATCAGTTGATGCGCAAGGGCCTGCGGTCCATCCTGGCGGATGAGCCGGACATCGAGGTGGTCGGCGAGGCCGAGGACGGGCGCTCCGCGCTCGAACTCGTCGAGCGGACCGCCCCCGACGTGGTCCTCATGGACATCAGCATGCCGGACCTGAATGGGATCGATGCCACCCGGCGCATCCTGTCCGAGTCGCCGCGCACGCGCATCCTGCCGCTGTCCATGCACACCGACAGGCAACTGGTCGGCATGGTGCTCGAGGCCGGCGCCAGCGGGTTCGTCATGAAGGACGCCGACCCGCAGCAACTGGTCGAGGCGATCCGCCAGGTCGCCGTGGGCCGGGTGTACCTGAGCCCGGCCGTGGCGGACCTGGTGCTGGACCGATACGTACGCCACCGCCCCGGCGACCGCCCCGGCACCATCTCCAAACTGACCACGCGCGAGCGCGAGATCCTGCAACTGATCGCGGAGGGTGTGCATACCAAGACGATCGCATCCAAGCTGGACGTCAGCCCGAAGACCGTCGAGACCCACCGCCGGAACATCATGAAGAAGCTCGGAGTCGACAACGTGGCCGAACTCACGAAGCACGCCATCCGGGCGGGGCTGACGTCCCTGGAGACCTGAGCGCGTCGGGCCGCCCGGGCCGCCCGGCCCGCGCGGCTGCGCCTTTTCCTTAGTCCCGGTCAGGTTTCTGCCGGCATGGAGTGCGGAGCGCCCCGATTGTGCGGCCTGCGCCTGCCGCGTATCATCCGCTTCCAGCGTGGGAGCCTGCCGGATGCGGCACGCCGAGACGTGGCCACTGCCACGTGAGCCGAACCAGTGGACATGCCGCAAGCACGTGTGGCCGCAAAGAGCCGCGCACGGGATGGAGCGGGCCGACCAGAAGAGGCCCGCTCCGTCCCGCTGGCAGCCTGCCCTCCCCGCACATGCCTTCCATTCCTTCCTCGCGCCAGACGGCAACGGCCACGAGCGTGACGCCAGGCCGCCGGGATGCCGGGAACGGCATTCTCCGTCCGTCCTCTTCGGCCGTGCCTCGCGTGGCCCTTCCGCTCGTTCTCCGTGCGGCGGCGGGGTTTGACCCCTGCGGGGGGCGCGGGTAGAATCCGTGCCGGGCCCGTGCCGTTGGATGGACGGGCGGGCCGGAGGCCGTGCGTCTTTCCCGGATGGGGAGTGCGATGACCGATCGATTGCCGAGGACGGGGCCGATGCGCGCGGGCGCAGCCGTTGAGAGCATACTGAAGGACGAGCCGACGTCGGCCGTGCATGACGCGCTGCACGCCAGAGCGGTCGTGTTCGACAACGGGAGCACCCGGCTGGCCGTGGTCGGACTGGACATGGGCAACGCGTCCGATGAGCTGATGGCCGCCGTGCGCGGCCTGGTGGCCGAACAGGCGTCGGTGCCGCCCGAGAACCTGCTGGTCAACGCCTCCCACAACCATCGCACCCACGGCCAGGTCGCCGACGACGTGGCCGTGCGCATCGCCCGGGCCGTGCGCCGGGCGGCCGACGGCATGGTCCCCGTCACGCTCGGCGTCTGCAAGGGACGCGAGGACCGAGTGACGATGAACCGCCGGGTGCGGCTGCAGGACGGAACGGCCTGGACGATCCGGCGCGCCAACCCGTCGCCGCCCGACAAAGACGTGGCCGGCGTGGGGCCGATGGACCCGGAGATCGGCCTCCTGCGGGTCGACCGCGCGGAGGGCGGCACGCTGGCCGTGCTCTACAACTTCGCCTGCCACCCGTATGCGGGCGTCGCGGACGGCGGCGTCACGGCCGACCTGCCCGGGTTCGCCTCTCGCGTCGTCGAGGGCGGCTTGGGCGGCGAAGGAACGGTGGCCCTGTTCGTTCAGGGCGGGGCCGGCGACGTCACGCCCGTGCGCTACAAGGACTGGGATGCGCCGCCGCACACCGAGCGGCTGGGCACGATGCTGGGGCTGAGCGTTCTGGAGGCGGCTCGCCGAGCCGTGATGTGCAGCGACGCCCGGCTGCAGGCGCTCGCCGAGACCGTCGAGCTGCCCCGTCGGACCGATCTGAGGGATCGGCTGGCGGCCCTGGAGGCCCAGCAGGAGGAGATTCTTCAGTTCTTCAGCGGCGTGAACTGCGAGCACGGCTGGGAGTCCAGCCTCAACTTCAAGACCTTTCTGCCCCTCTACCTGAAGCACCTTCTGGACCCGGACGGCCCCGCGTATGCCTCCTACCTGTACCTGCAGGAGGAGAAGATCGGGCGCGGCGACCTGCGGAACCTGGACGCCGCCAACCGGCAGCGGATCGGCAAGTACCTGGAGTCCATCGCGCGGATGGAGCGCCTGATCCGCCTGCGGAACCGGATGGACCTGATCCGGCGCCAGATCGACGAGGGCGAGGAGGGCCCGTTGCGCGCGCACGTGGCGGTGATGCGCATCGGCGACTTCGTGCTGGCCGGATTCCCGGGCGAGGCATTCTGCCGGGTGGGGCTGAACGTGAAGGCGCAGTCGCCGTTCGAGCACACCTATCTGGCGGCCTACACCAACGGCTCCCTGGGCTATGCTCCCACGGCCGACGAGTACGGCGGGGATGCCTACGAGGACACGCTGACGAGGCTGGCTCCGGAGTGGCAGGAGGTCTACGAGCGGACGGTGCGCGAGATGATCGGGCGGCTGGCCTGAGGCGGGGCGTGCGCCCCTGCCGCGTGGGGACCTTCCGATCCGGGCTGCGCATCGGGCGGACGGGCGTCTTCGGAGGGACGGCGCTATGGAGAACGGAGGGGTGTCCGGGGCGGCGGCCGGCGCATGGCGCGCCCGTCTACCGACCGCGGCGACCCTCCTGGTCGTCGTCGGCCTGGCCCTGGCCGCTGTGGTCGTCGTCCTGGTACTCACGCCCGTCCATCCCTACTGCACGCGCGACTCGGCCAGCTACCTGGGCGCGGCGCGGAACCTGGCGGCGGGCCGGGGGCTGACGATCCCCTGGGGCACGCCCGCGGGCCGGCCGCTCGTGCACTTCCCGCCGCTCTATCCGGCGGTCCTCGGGGCCGTCGGCCGGCTCGGCGCGGACGTGCTGGCCGTCAGCCGCTGGCTGAACGCGCTGCTGTTCGGCGCGAACGCGGCGCTGGCTGCCCTGGCCGTCTACGGCGTGGCGGGGAACCGCCGGCTGTCGTGCCTGGCGGCGCTCCTGATGGCCGGCGCGCAGTGCATGCTGCGCATCCACACGGCCGTGTGGTCGGAGGCGCTGTTCATCTCTCTTCTGCTGGCGGCGCTCATCTCGCTGCACGCGTACACGCAGAGGCCGCTGCGGCGGTTCTTCCTTTCGGCATGCGCCGCGACGGCGCTGGCGCTGCTGTGCCGCTGGACCGGCCCCCCGCTTGTGGCGACCGGCGTCCTGGTGTTCTGTGTCTTCGGCCCGGGGGGCGTCTGGAAGCGGCTGGGGCGGGCGGCGGCGTTCGGGTCCCTCAGCGTGCTCCCCACGGCGCTCTGGCTGCTCCGGAACCTCCTGGCGGGGGGCACGGCCACGAACAGGACGTTCGCTTTCAACCCGATCTCCCCGAAGACCTTCCTCGCCGGTCTGGCCACCGTGTCGGGGTGGGCCGTGCCGAAGTTCCACCCGGGTTGGGTGGGGGAGCGGCAGTCGCTCATCCCGATGGCGCTGCTCTGCCTGGGGGCTGCCTGTGTGGCCGTGCGCTTCGTGTTCCGGCGAGGCGAGGGGACCGCCGGCCGACGTCTCGGTCGGCTCCCCTGGGCCTACGTCTGGTTCTGGTTCCTCTACTGCGGGTTCCTCCTGGTCAGCCTCTTGTTCTTCGACCGCCTGACCCCCCTGGACGACCGCATCCTGGCGCCCGCCTATGCGGCCTGGGTGGTGGGCCTGCTGGGGCTGTGGTCGGCGGCGTGGCTGCCGGGCGTCAGCCCGTGGCCTGTGCGGGGGATCGTCCTGCTGGGGTGGCTGACCATCGCCGCGCTGCAGGTCGTCGCCGCGGTCGCGTTCGCGGCAGGCGAATACGAGACAGCGCGACAGCAGCCCTTGCGGTGGGATCCGCAGCGGATCCGCTCCGTCCAGGCCCTCGCGGCGCGCCATCCCATCTACAGCGACTACCCGGAGGACTTCTACGTCCGCGCCGAGACGATCGTCCGGGGCTGGCCGGCGGAGACCCACGTCTGGTCCGGCCGTGCGGACCCCGACTACGCCCGGCTGCTGGAGGAGGCGGTCGACGAGATGCGGCGGTCGGACGGGCGGCTGATCCTGCTCGGCCGGGGGCCGCCCGGCGGGTTGGGCCTTGTGCATGCCGGCGCGGCGTCGGGTTTCGCCGTCTACAGGCTGGCCGGGGAGCAGGGCGGCCGCCCGGACGTGCCGCCCGTGCGGCCGGGAGAGGACACGCGTGCGAGACGGCGGTGGGTGCCCGGATATCTGCGGCGGCGTTCGCACTGACCGACTGGCGGGGCGGGGGGCGGGACGCTACAATGCCGTAGGCAGGGCGGCGGCAGCCGCCTGCCTACGGAATGGGCGAAGGAGCGGGGCCGTGTGCCCGTGCGGGCAGCGGGCCGTGCCGGGTTCTCCGGTTGGTCGAGTGAGGAGGTGCGCGATGAAACGCTTGGCAATGGTGGCCGTGGCGTGTGCGTTGCTGTGTGTGTGCTCGGGATGCTTCCGGACGAGCTTCCACGCCGAGAACCTGCCGTACGGCGTGTCGATGACCAGGCCGGACCCGGCGACCGAGTCGGTGGTCTACCACTTCGAGCAGTCCAGGTGGAACCACTACTTCCTCTATGGCCTCATCCCCACGTCCGATGCGGACATGGAGCGGTTCGTGGGGCGGCACGTCGCGGCGGGGCAGGGCGTGCGCAACCTCAGGATCAGGCACGGGGTGAGCTTCACGAACGCCCTCATGTGGGCTCTGGTCGGCGGGATCTACAACCCGATGACCACGACCGTCTCCGGCGACGTCGTGCAGGTTCGGCCGGCGGGTTCGGGTCTGTAGCGGGATCGGGCATTCGACAGCGCGTGGCCGGGCGGATACCATGGGTGGCTTTCCGGGCCCGCAGGACGGGCGTGTGCCTGACGATCATGGGCCAGAACGAGAACGAGACCGATGAAGATCAAGATCCGGAAGAGCACGACGAAGAGCCGGCGCATGGGAGGATTCCTGAGGCGCCGGCGGACCAAGGCGGGGCGCAACCTCATCGCCCGGCGGCGGCGCGGGCACAAGTAGAGCCCCGGACGGCGCCCGGGTGCCCTCGCCGGCACAACCCATCCCATCGGCGAAGGAGCCGCCCGTGGACTTTGCCGCAGCAGGCGGAGTGGCGGTTGTCGCGGTGTTGCTGGTATGCCTGATGTCGGCCGCGCGGCCGACGGAGGGCGTCGGGGCCTCTGCTCTGCCGGCCGGCCGGCGTGTCGAATGGCGGGCGGGCGTCGAGGGCGGCGTGCCCGACGTACCGGTGGTCCTGGACCTTTCCGCCTACGGGCCGGCCGCCGACGGCGAGACGGACGATGCGCCTGTGTTCCGGAAGGCGCTTGCCGACCTGCCGACGCCGGGTGCCCTCCATGTGCCGCCCGGCACCTACAGGCTCCGCTCCGGCCTGAACCTGCGCAGCGGCGTGGTGCTGCGCGGTGCCGGCGCCGGTCGGACGCACCTGCTTTTCGACCTGCCCGAGCCCGGCTATGGGACGGCCCTCAGTGTGCGTGGCCGCGCGGAGGGGGAGGGCGACGCCCGGCCCATCCTGGGCGGGGCCCGGGCCGGCAGCCGCGAGCTGGAACTGGCCTCCGTGCAGGGCCTCGAGCCGGGGACGACCGTCTGGGTCTTCCAGGAGAACGACCCCGAGCGGCTCTACACGAGGCCCGAATGGGACGTCGAGTGGGCGCGCCACAGCATGGGCCAGATGGTGCGCGTCGAGGGCGTGGCCGGCCGGCGCGTGCGGATCGACGTGCCGCTTCGGCTCACCTACGAGGAGGAGTTCCGCCCCCGCCTGCTTGCCGTGCAGCCCGTGACCGGCGTCGGAATCGAGGGGCTCCACATCCGGCGCCTGGACCAGCGGGACGGCTACATCGTGAGCCTCCGCGAGGCGGTCGACTGCTGGGTGAGAGACTGCGAGCTTGACCATGCCTGCAGCGCGCACGTGGCCGGTTCGCGCTCGCGGTTCGTCACCGTGTCCGGATGCTACATCCATCACGCATGGAACTACGGAGGCGGGGGGCACGGCTACGGCGTGAGCCTGAGCCGTTCGGCGACCGACTGGCTGGTGACGGACAACATCTTCCGGCACCTGCGTCACTCCATGATCGTGCAGTGCGGCGCCAACGGGAACGTCTTCTCCTACAACTACTCTTTCGAGCACCAGATGTGCGACATCAGCGTGCACGGCCACTACGCCTACATGAACCTGTTCGAGGGCAACGTGGTCCAGCAGCCGTTCGTGGGCGACCATTGGGGGCCGGCCGGACCGCTCAACACGTTCCTCCGCAACCGCGTGGAGGCCCAGCCGCACCGGGCATACGGCGCGATCCACGTGCGCGACAGCTCCCACCGCACCACGGTGCTGGGCAATACCGTCCTGCGGGGTGCGATCCGCGTCCAGGACGATTCGAAAGACTGCTTCGTCGGTGCGAACCTGGTGCAGGGCCGCCTTGAGTGGGGCGATGTGCCCGCCGGTCTGCCGCTGCCCGCGTCGCTCTACCTGAGCGGGCCGCCGGAGTCCTGGGGCGCCAGGCCGTGGCCGGCCGTCGGCGCGGACGTCGACCTCGCCACCGGCGAGGCCCTCGCCACCGGCGAGGCCCTCGCCACCGGCGAGGCGCGCGCCGCCGGCGAGGCCCTCGCCGCCATCCCCGCCCAGGACCGGGCCGAGGCGCTGCCGGCGGCGGAATGACGGGTCGGCGGGTTCCCCTTCGTCCGAGTGGCGGGGTGCTTCGCGATGGTGCGCGGACGCCGCGCGCTCCCCCCCCGTTGTGCCGGGTACCGCGGGTTCATGCCCCCGGCATCTTTGGGCTATCGCCCGAGACCCCAAGGCCGTATACTGAAAGGGTTCGAGACACTCTTGGGATCATGTGCCCCGAAGCCATGGCCGAATGCGCGACGACGGAACAGGGTCCGAGCGCCGGCGGGCGGAGCCGTCCGGCGCTGATCCTGCCCATGTTGGCCGGCCTGACCCTGCTGGCCGGGCTGCACGCTGCCGGCCGGTACAACTACCTGCTGTTCCACACGCTGGCCGAGGGCTTCGCCATCGCCGTGGCCTGCGCCGTCTTCATGCTGGCGTGGAACGCGCGGCACATCCTGGAGAACGCGTGCCTGCTGCTGCTCGGCGTCGCCTACCTGTTCGTGGCCGGCCTGGATCTGATCCACACCCTGGCCTACCGGGGCATGGCGATCTTCCCGGATCAGGGCGCCAATCCGGCCACTCAGCTCTGGATCGCTGCGCGCGGTCTGGAGGCCGGCTCGCTGCTGCTCGCGCCGCTGGTGCTGAACGTGCGCCTCCGGCCCCGACTGGTCCTTCTGGCCTACGCGGTCGTTGCGGGCTCTCTGCTGGTGCTGGTCGTCCGGGGCGTCTTCCCCGAGTGCTTCGCCGAGGGTGTGGGCCCGACGCCGTTCAAGATCGCCGCCGAGTATGTCATCTGCGCCGTCCTGGCCGGCACCGCCGTGCTGCTCCATCGTCGTCGCGATGCCTTCGACCCGGGCGTACGCCGGCTGCTGGTGGCGTCGATCCTGGTCACGATCGTCTCGGAGATCTCGTTCACCCTGTACCAGGACCCGTACGGGTTCTTCAACCAGGTGGGCCACTTTCTGAAGATCGTGTCGTTCTACCTAATCTACCGGGCGGTCATCGTCACGGGGATGAGCCGTCCCTACGACCTCATGTACCGCCGGCTGCACGAGAGCGAAGAGCGCTACCGCCGGCTGTTCGACAGCATGGCCGAGGGCTTCGTCCTGCAGGAGATGGCCGACGGTGAACAGGGCGACGCGCGCGAGTGCCGCTTCCTGGAGGTCAACCCGGCGTTCGAGCGTCTCATGGGGCTCAGAGCGGCCGATGTGATCGGCAGGCGCATGCAGGACGTGCTGCCGGGCGCCGCGCAGGACTGGCTCCAGATCTGCCGCGTCGTCGCTGAGACGGGCCGGCCCGCCCATGTGGAGAGCTACTTCAGCAATCTGGACCGCTGGTTTGAACTCTATGCCTATCG
Proteins encoded in this region:
- a CDS encoding PAS domain S-box protein — translated: MTIARRLTFAALIPIAFGLLIILTESVGGPRWHAAALAAAAAVLTTVVLVSTSGASRRTEEALQSTEEEVRRLARFPEENPNPVVRVALDGTVLYRNAAAAGTPSWRCEAGGRLPHETLERLAAQAVESSRGLEEDVELNGAHFAIAVVPVPEDGYVNFYGRDISGRKRMEEALRHAKDEWERTFDTVPDLIAILDMEHRIVRVNRAMARRAGLSPEQCAGRPCYEIVHGTDGPPPFCPLVMTRRDGGEHTVEVHEDRLGGDFLVTTVPLTDAGGHRVGVVHLARDISERKQAEEALRRSHDQLERRVAERTAELQRLARELTRAEEHERYRIAQVLHDDLQQVLAYATLRTHCLKQPDKAAEHPQAAQDVMDALSAAIRTCRNMSHDLHPHRTHAAGLPAGLLHVAAQARERFALDIRTEIDEQADAELPEELRLFAFRAAAELLFNCAKHAGTGRALLTLDAREDEVRVSVRDEGAGFDPAAYDVGGGAAESFGLSTLARRARFLGGELRIDSAPGRGTGCLLQLPRRPIPDNREPNPAGAPDERVAHGGRAQRQ
- a CDS encoding response regulator transcription factor, producing MTEHSPIIVQWGDTVGTIEDDPRLRVLLVDDHAMVRYGLTQLFAAEADIRVVGQAADGAEGVELTRRLKPDVVLMDVAMPGMNGIEAADRIKKEMPHVRVVALSMHNMDDVRRRMLAAGADEYVRKTSSPERLLAAVRGPERR
- a CDS encoding response regulator transcription factor, translating into MARSASDCRPDGSPTPGSPGAAPAHADPARIRILVADDHATVRRGLARMLAAEEDIEVVGEAADGRDAVESARRLRPEVVLMDLSMPRMDGIEATCVITAEMPEVRVIGFSMHEPRSARARMLRAGAAGFVAKDGAPPELLAMIRGTRS
- a CDS encoding response regulator transcription factor; amino-acid sequence: MAIRIVLVDDHQLMRKGLRSILADEPDIEVVGEAEDGRSALELVERTAPDVVLMDISMPDLNGIDATRRILSESPRTRILPLSMHTDRQLVGMVLEAGASGFVMKDADPQQLVEAIRQVAVGRVYLSPAVADLVLDRYVRHRPGDRPGTISKLTTREREILQLIAEGVHTKTIASKLDVSPKTVETHRRNIMKKLGVDNVAELTKHAIRAGLTSLET
- a CDS encoding 50S ribosomal protein L34 yields the protein MKIKIRKSTTKSRRMGGFLRRRRTKAGRNLIARRRRGHK
- a CDS encoding PAS domain-containing protein codes for the protein MCPEAMAECATTEQGPSAGGRSRPALILPMLAGLTLLAGLHAAGRYNYLLFHTLAEGFAIAVACAVFMLAWNARHILENACLLLLGVAYLFVAGLDLIHTLAYRGMAIFPDQGANPATQLWIAARGLEAGSLLLAPLVLNVRLRPRLVLLAYAVVAGSLLVLVVRGVFPECFAEGVGPTPFKIAAEYVICAVLAGTAVLLHRRRDAFDPGVRRLLVASILVTIVSEISFTLYQDPYGFFNQVGHFLKIVSFYLIYRAVIVTGMSRPYDLMYRRLHESEERYRRLFDSMAEGFVLQEMADGEQGDARECRFLEVNPAFERLMGLRAADVIGRRMQDVLPGAAQDWLQICRVVAETGRPAHVESYFSNLDRWFELYAYRPAPDQYAIIFSEISRRKRAEAELLDLNASLERRVAERTAEVREQADRLRALASRLRRVERDERERLARVLHDHVQQLLAAARMQAAWIKDDRRPERVRATAQMITDILQEAIDACRSLAVDLSPPVLREDGLAAALRWLADRMQEQHQLTVRLGGECDAEPATHDVRALLFECVRELLFNAVKHGGVAEAEVSLALAPDGCIRVCVCDQGKGFDLDEVRRRGSDQMTFGLFSIQERLAHVGGTTEIRTAPGNGTRIMLSVPARDTARPVRGGAGGTSASASQ